One Pieris brassicae chromosome 11, ilPieBrab1.1, whole genome shotgun sequence DNA window includes the following coding sequences:
- the LOC123716310 gene encoding heat shock factor protein isoform X10, with protein sequence MRSVVEIGASVPAFLGKLWKLVNDSETNHLISWSPGGKTFVIKNQADFARELLPLYYKHNNMASFIRQLNMYGFHKITSVENGGLRYEKDEIEFSHPCFMRGHAYLLEHIKRKIANPKSIVASSEGGEKIIFKPELMNKVLADVKQMKGKQESLDAKFSAMKQENEALWREVAILRQKHIKQQQIVNNVSQLLIQFLMSLVQPARAPAASGNNVGVKRPYQLMINSAAHNANDAYPGTIKNIKLDKENLLEEINEDNLEDGPTIHELAHDDILNNDTSQDSLDATGFVTVNLSSVPIINSGNSDGTTLPTQYHVTMEDDEDTETDGIRLRYPNNCTNGMLRSPNTQPIVTSPSPTISSASPMEQIFVTVPSTSKPKTKTCKKNVSNTKNINNITLNNYNTINPTADFKLPAEIFASDDSISDAGAGGTDDINNFNELNGNDLVMSTSKDKMLGGINIKVESADPVPSSTEKKAKKSKDNTNNFNLADIKTELQDDFDWNNMTLATVHNNPNLNKLQTMNDIDDHLDSMQTDLESLRELLRSDSYSFDTNTLLGLFGSDDPFYGLSYNADERAKATNAEGNQLISYTGNIPDFEDISIPDLDADNNSMPPSPSRSTLNTPQIELRSPSFVLKH encoded by the exons ATGCGTTCTGTAGTAGAAATAGGAGCCAGTGTCCCAGCATTTTTGGGTAAATTGTGGAAACTGGTCAATGATTCAGAGACCAACCATCTGATATCGTGGAGCCCT GGAGGAAAgacttttgttataaaaaatcaagCTGATTTTGCTCGGGAGTTGCTACCTTTATACtataaacacaataatatGGCAAGCTTTATTCGACAGCTAAATATGTAtggttttcataaaattacatCTGTTGAAAATGGGGGCCTGAGATATGAGAAAGATGAAATTGAGTTTTCACATCCTTGCTTTATGAGGGGTCATGCTTATTTACTTGAACACATTAAAAGAAAGATTGCAAATCCTAAATCAATTGTTGCAAGTAGTGAAGGTGGagaaaaaattatctttaaaccAGAGCTTATGAATAAAGTGTTAGCTGATGTTAAACAAATGAAAGGAAAACAGGAAAGTCTAGATGCAAAATTTAGTGCAATGAAACAGGAGAATGAAGCTTTGTGGAGAGAAGTAGCCATACTTAGACagaaacatataaaacaacaacaaattgTAAACAATGTCAGTCAATTG TTGATTCAATTCTTAATGTCACTAGTTCAGCCAGCTAGAGCACCAGCTGCTAGTGGTAACAATGTAGGTGTAAAGAGACCCTAtcaattaatgataaatagTGCAGCACACAATGCCAATGATGCATACCCAGGGacaattaagaatattaaactAGATAAAGAAAACTTATTAGAAGAAATAAATGAGGATAATTTG gAAGATGGACCAACAATACATGAATTAGCACATGACGACATTCTAAATAATGATACTTCACAAGACTCCTTAGATGCAACTGGCTTTGTAACTGTTAATTTATCATCTGTACCTATTATCAATTCTGGCAATTCTGATGGTACAACATTACCCACTCAATACCATGTTACAATGGAAGATGATGAAGATACTGAAACAg ATGGAATAAGACTAAGGTATCCCAACAATTGTACCAATGGCATGTTAAGAAGTCCCAACACTCAACCAATTGTAACTTCACCATCACCTACAATTTCTTCTGCATCTCCAATGGAACAAATTTTTGTTACTGTACCAAGCACTTCAAAACCTAAAACAAAAACCTGCAAGAAAAATGTGTCCAATACGAAGAATATAAACaacataacattaaacaattataatacaatcaaTCCAACTGCTGATTTTAAGCTTCCTGCTGAAATATTTGCAAGTGATGATTCTATAAGTGATGCTGGAGCTGGCGGGACTGAtgacataaataatttcaatgaaCTTAATGGaaatgatttagttatgtCTACATCAAAAGACAAGATGCTAGGAGGAATTAATATTAAGGTGGAAAGTGCTGATCCTGTTCCAAGTAGTACAGAGAAGAAAGCTAAGAAATCCaaagataatacaaataattttaatttagctgATATAAAGACTGAACTTCAAGATGATTTTGATTGGAATAACATGACCTTGGCTACAGTACATAACAATCCAAACTTAAATAAGTTACAAACAAT gaatGATATTGATGACCATTTAGACTCGATGCAAACGGATCTGGAATCTTTGCGAGAACTCCTAAGGAGTGATTCTTATTCATTTGACACCAACACATTGCTAGGG TTGTTTGGATCAGATGACCCATTCTACGGCTTGTCTTACAATGCCGATGAGCGAGCTAAAGCTACCAATG CTGAAGGGAATCAGTTAATCTCGTATACAGGGAATATTCCAGACTTTGAAGACATTTCAATACCAGATTTGGATGCAGATAATAATTCCATGCCACCGAGCCCGAGTAGATCCACCCTTAATACACCGCAAATCGAACTTCGGTCGCCATCTTTTGTTTTGAAGCACTGA
- the LOC123716310 gene encoding heat shock factor protein isoform X12 → MRSVVEIGASVPAFLGKLWKLVNDSETNHLISWSPGGKTFVIKNQADFARELLPLYYKHNNMASFIRQLNMYGFHKITSVENGGLRYEKDEIEFSHPCFMRGHAYLLEHIKRKIANPKSIVASSEGGEKIIFKPELMNKVLADVKQMKGKQESLDAKFSAMKQENEALWREVAILRQKHIKQQQIVNNVSQLLIQFLMSLVQPARAPAASGNNVGVKRPYQLMINSAAHNANDAYPGTIKNIKLDKENLLEEINEDNLEDGPTIHELAHDDILNNDTSQDSLDATGFVTVNLSSVPIINSGNSDGTTLPTQYHVTMEDDEDTETDGIRLRYPNNCTNGMLRSPNTQPIVTSPSPTISSASPMEQIFVTVPSTSKPKTKTCKKNVSNTKNINNITLNNYNTINPTADFKLPAEIFASDDSISDAGAGGTDDINNFNELNGNDLVMSTSKDKMLGGINIKVESADPVPSSTEKKAKKSKDNTNNFNLADIKTELQDDFDWNNMTLATVHNNPNLNKLQTMCRRDNINQNREDYSLFASNSNKNDIDDHLDSMQTDLESLRELLRSDSYSFDTNTLLGLFGSDDPFYGLSYNADERAKATNDTSKQYPMIDFDWLIGNSETSQPAK, encoded by the exons ATGCGTTCTGTAGTAGAAATAGGAGCCAGTGTCCCAGCATTTTTGGGTAAATTGTGGAAACTGGTCAATGATTCAGAGACCAACCATCTGATATCGTGGAGCCCT GGAGGAAAgacttttgttataaaaaatcaagCTGATTTTGCTCGGGAGTTGCTACCTTTATACtataaacacaataatatGGCAAGCTTTATTCGACAGCTAAATATGTAtggttttcataaaattacatCTGTTGAAAATGGGGGCCTGAGATATGAGAAAGATGAAATTGAGTTTTCACATCCTTGCTTTATGAGGGGTCATGCTTATTTACTTGAACACATTAAAAGAAAGATTGCAAATCCTAAATCAATTGTTGCAAGTAGTGAAGGTGGagaaaaaattatctttaaaccAGAGCTTATGAATAAAGTGTTAGCTGATGTTAAACAAATGAAAGGAAAACAGGAAAGTCTAGATGCAAAATTTAGTGCAATGAAACAGGAGAATGAAGCTTTGTGGAGAGAAGTAGCCATACTTAGACagaaacatataaaacaacaacaaattgTAAACAATGTCAGTCAATTG TTGATTCAATTCTTAATGTCACTAGTTCAGCCAGCTAGAGCACCAGCTGCTAGTGGTAACAATGTAGGTGTAAAGAGACCCTAtcaattaatgataaatagTGCAGCACACAATGCCAATGATGCATACCCAGGGacaattaagaatattaaactAGATAAAGAAAACTTATTAGAAGAAATAAATGAGGATAATTTG gAAGATGGACCAACAATACATGAATTAGCACATGACGACATTCTAAATAATGATACTTCACAAGACTCCTTAGATGCAACTGGCTTTGTAACTGTTAATTTATCATCTGTACCTATTATCAATTCTGGCAATTCTGATGGTACAACATTACCCACTCAATACCATGTTACAATGGAAGATGATGAAGATACTGAAACAg ATGGAATAAGACTAAGGTATCCCAACAATTGTACCAATGGCATGTTAAGAAGTCCCAACACTCAACCAATTGTAACTTCACCATCACCTACAATTTCTTCTGCATCTCCAATGGAACAAATTTTTGTTACTGTACCAAGCACTTCAAAACCTAAAACAAAAACCTGCAAGAAAAATGTGTCCAATACGAAGAATATAAACaacataacattaaacaattataatacaatcaaTCCAACTGCTGATTTTAAGCTTCCTGCTGAAATATTTGCAAGTGATGATTCTATAAGTGATGCTGGAGCTGGCGGGACTGAtgacataaataatttcaatgaaCTTAATGGaaatgatttagttatgtCTACATCAAAAGACAAGATGCTAGGAGGAATTAATATTAAGGTGGAAAGTGCTGATCCTGTTCCAAGTAGTACAGAGAAGAAAGCTAAGAAATCCaaagataatacaaataattttaatttagctgATATAAAGACTGAACTTCAAGATGATTTTGATTGGAATAACATGACCTTGGCTACAGTACATAACAATCCAAACTTAAATAAGTTACAAACAAT GTGTAGGAGGGATAACATCAACCAAAATCGAGAGGATTATTCTCTTTTTGCATCAAACTCAAACAA gaatGATATTGATGACCATTTAGACTCGATGCAAACGGATCTGGAATCTTTGCGAGAACTCCTAAGGAGTGATTCTTATTCATTTGACACCAACACATTGCTAGGG TTGTTTGGATCAGATGACCCATTCTACGGCTTGTCTTACAATGCCGATGAGCGAGCTAAAGCTACCAATG ATACATCCAAACAGTATCCGATGATTGATTTTGATTGGCTGATTGGTAACAGCGAAACATCACAACCAGCAAAGTAA
- the LOC123716310 gene encoding heat shock factor protein isoform X9, producing MRSVVEIGASVPAFLGKLWKLVNDSETNHLISWSPGGKTFVIKNQADFARELLPLYYKHNNMASFIRQLNMYGFHKITSVENGGLRYEKDEIEFSHPCFMRGHAYLLEHIKRKIANPKSIVASSEGGEKIIFKPELMNKVLADVKQMKGKQESLDAKFSAMKQENEALWREVAILRQKHIKQQQIVNNVSQLLIQFLMSLVQPARAPAASGNNVGVKRPYQLMINSAAHNANDAYPGTIKNIKLDKENLLEEINEDNLEDGPTIHELAHDDILNNDTSQDSLDATGFVTVNLSSVPIINSGNSDGTTLPTQYHVTMEDDEDTETDGIRLRYPNNCTNGMLRSPNTQPIVTSPSPTISSASPMEQIFVTVPSTSKPKTKTCKKNVSNTKNINNITLNNYNTINPTADFKLPAEIFASDDSISDAGAGGTDDINNFNELNGNDLVMSTSKDKMLGGINIKVESADPVPSSTEKKAKKSKDNTNNFNLADIKTELQDDFDWNNMTLATVHNNPNLNKLQTMCRRDNINQNREDYSLFASNSNKNDIDDHLDSMQTDLESLRELLRSDSYSFDTNTLLGTPDTSLQTTLSFNPSLHQHIQNGHLFGSDDPFYGLSYNADERAKATNDTSKQYPMIDFDWLIGNSETSQPAK from the exons ATGCGTTCTGTAGTAGAAATAGGAGCCAGTGTCCCAGCATTTTTGGGTAAATTGTGGAAACTGGTCAATGATTCAGAGACCAACCATCTGATATCGTGGAGCCCT GGAGGAAAgacttttgttataaaaaatcaagCTGATTTTGCTCGGGAGTTGCTACCTTTATACtataaacacaataatatGGCAAGCTTTATTCGACAGCTAAATATGTAtggttttcataaaattacatCTGTTGAAAATGGGGGCCTGAGATATGAGAAAGATGAAATTGAGTTTTCACATCCTTGCTTTATGAGGGGTCATGCTTATTTACTTGAACACATTAAAAGAAAGATTGCAAATCCTAAATCAATTGTTGCAAGTAGTGAAGGTGGagaaaaaattatctttaaaccAGAGCTTATGAATAAAGTGTTAGCTGATGTTAAACAAATGAAAGGAAAACAGGAAAGTCTAGATGCAAAATTTAGTGCAATGAAACAGGAGAATGAAGCTTTGTGGAGAGAAGTAGCCATACTTAGACagaaacatataaaacaacaacaaattgTAAACAATGTCAGTCAATTG TTGATTCAATTCTTAATGTCACTAGTTCAGCCAGCTAGAGCACCAGCTGCTAGTGGTAACAATGTAGGTGTAAAGAGACCCTAtcaattaatgataaatagTGCAGCACACAATGCCAATGATGCATACCCAGGGacaattaagaatattaaactAGATAAAGAAAACTTATTAGAAGAAATAAATGAGGATAATTTG gAAGATGGACCAACAATACATGAATTAGCACATGACGACATTCTAAATAATGATACTTCACAAGACTCCTTAGATGCAACTGGCTTTGTAACTGTTAATTTATCATCTGTACCTATTATCAATTCTGGCAATTCTGATGGTACAACATTACCCACTCAATACCATGTTACAATGGAAGATGATGAAGATACTGAAACAg ATGGAATAAGACTAAGGTATCCCAACAATTGTACCAATGGCATGTTAAGAAGTCCCAACACTCAACCAATTGTAACTTCACCATCACCTACAATTTCTTCTGCATCTCCAATGGAACAAATTTTTGTTACTGTACCAAGCACTTCAAAACCTAAAACAAAAACCTGCAAGAAAAATGTGTCCAATACGAAGAATATAAACaacataacattaaacaattataatacaatcaaTCCAACTGCTGATTTTAAGCTTCCTGCTGAAATATTTGCAAGTGATGATTCTATAAGTGATGCTGGAGCTGGCGGGACTGAtgacataaataatttcaatgaaCTTAATGGaaatgatttagttatgtCTACATCAAAAGACAAGATGCTAGGAGGAATTAATATTAAGGTGGAAAGTGCTGATCCTGTTCCAAGTAGTACAGAGAAGAAAGCTAAGAAATCCaaagataatacaaataattttaatttagctgATATAAAGACTGAACTTCAAGATGATTTTGATTGGAATAACATGACCTTGGCTACAGTACATAACAATCCAAACTTAAATAAGTTACAAACAAT GTGTAGGAGGGATAACATCAACCAAAATCGAGAGGATTATTCTCTTTTTGCATCAAACTCAAACAA gaatGATATTGATGACCATTTAGACTCGATGCAAACGGATCTGGAATCTTTGCGAGAACTCCTAAGGAGTGATTCTTATTCATTTGACACCAACACATTGCTAGGG ACTCCTGATACAAGCTTGCAAACAACGCTGTCTTTCAACCCATCTTTGCAtcaacacatacaaaatggaCAT TTGTTTGGATCAGATGACCCATTCTACGGCTTGTCTTACAATGCCGATGAGCGAGCTAAAGCTACCAATG ATACATCCAAACAGTATCCGATGATTGATTTTGATTGGCTGATTGGTAACAGCGAAACATCACAACCAGCAAAGTAA